Proteins encoded within one genomic window of Oryza brachyantha chromosome 7, ObraRS2, whole genome shotgun sequence:
- the LOC102707788 gene encoding la-related protein 6C-like isoform X4: MKSRWPCPEASSMAQDSSDDAKAVADQQEPSTPSSAFKFNVHAPEFVPMSPTAASPMSAPAGSSGFYSPFLHMQPDWSFFHEHAEPVFFMPDFAHASKFATATAGAQPTKPTSAADMPHKIVKQVEYQFSDINLVANEFLLKIMNKDSEGYVPLSVIASWKKIKSLGATNQMLVKALRTSTKLIVSDDGKKVRRRQPFSEKHKEELQSRMIIAENLPEDSSRNSLEKIFGVVGSVKNIKMCHPQEPTTPRSSKSDTLVSNKVEKLNDERNWRKGLRVRTVLRRSPKSVMRLKRTDFDHLVLASDEDVHSPHSHVSSSDSSSPMAMAMADYSPSPDPPLLLHADPQEQQTSNKNSKGGGGGWARGGPRGMNKQLQVLPQSAPAGSVAHFDPASPRHNKLPASPRHKQCPCPSSPRHPHGPRMPDGTRGFTMGRGKPLPPPPLLL, encoded by the exons ATGAAATCGCGATGGCCTTGTCCAGAGGCATCATCCATGGCGCAGGACAGCAGCGACGACGCCAAGGCGGTGGCGGATCAGCAGGAGCCGTCCACGCCATCGTCGGCCTTCAAGTTCAACGTGCACGCGCCGGAGTTCGTGCcgatgtcgccgacggcggcgagcccgatgtcggcgccggccggcagcAGCGGCTTCTACTCCCCCTTCCTCCACATGCAGCCCGACTGGAGCTTCTTCCACGAGCATGCAGAGCCCGTCTTCTTCATGCCCGACTTCGCCCACGCCAGCAAgttcgccaccgccaccgccggcgcccagCCCACCAAgcccacctccgccgccgacatgCCTCACAAGATCGTCAAGCAGGTCGAGTACCAGTTCAGCGACATTAATCTCGTCGCCAACGAGTTCTTGCTCAAGATCATGAACAAAGATTCTGAAGGTTACG TCCCCTTATCCGTGATTGCGTCTTGGAAGAAGATCAAGTCTCTTGGAGCAACCAACCAAATGCTGGTCAAGGCTCTTCGCACCTCCACCAAGCtg ATTGTGAGTGACGACGGCAAGAAAGTCCGGCGTAGGCAGCCATTCAGTGAGAAGCACAAGGAGGAGCTtcag tcgAGGATGATCATAGCTGAGAATTTGCCAGAGGACTCATCAAGAAACAGCCTGGAGAAGATCTTCGGTGTCGTCGGAAG TGTGAAGAACATAAAGATGTGCCACCCACAAGAGCCTACCACGCCAAGAAGTTCCAAGTCAGACACGCTAGTCAGTAACAAG GTGGAGAAGCTGAACGACGAACGGAACTGGAGGAAAGGGCTCCGGGTGCGCACCGTCCTCCGGCGAtcg cCCAAGTCGGTGATGAGGCTGAAGCGGACGGATTTCGACCACTTGGTGCTGGCCTCCGATGAGGACGTCCACTCACCGCATTCGCACGTCTCCAGCTCCGACTCTTCCTCGCctatggccatggccatggcggactactcgccgtcgccggacccacctcttcttcttcac GCGGATCCTCAGGAGCAGCAGACGAGCAATAAGAATAgtaaaggaggaggaggaggttggGCGCGGGGGGGCCCCCGCGGGATGAATAAGCAGCTGCAGGTACTCCCGCAGTCGGCCCCCGCCGGCAGCGTGGCCCACTTCGACCCGGCGAGCCCCCGTCACAATAAGCTGCCGGCGAGCCCCCGCCACAAGCAGTGCCCCTGCCCCTCCAGCCCTCGCCACCCGCACGGCCCCAGGATGCCCGATGGCACCCGCGGCTTCACCATGGGCCGCGGCAAGCCACTGCCCCCaccgcccctcctcctctag
- the LOC102713751 gene encoding glutamate receptor 3.5-like isoform X2 gives MEKKVVAVVGPQSSGIAHVVSHVVDELHIPLLSFAATDPTLAASQYPFFLRATHSDLFQMAALADLVAHFAWRELTLIYVDNDYGRAALDALGDQLDAKRSRVSYRAPFPPGADRTTISDLLLRVSMMESRVIVVHASPDSGLDIFAAAHSLGMMSSGYVWLATDWLTAVLDSSPPGKTTSILQGVVTLRHYTPDSDAKKSLMSRFAVRQNQSTSMNAYGLFAYDAVWIAARAIDQLLADGSDVTFSDDARLRGDNQTGSTLRLGALKVFDQGEQLLGKMTLLNFTGVTGRVQFGDDRSLRDPAYEVLNVGGSGVRRVGYWSNRTRLSVTAPGQSKKKEQELYSVIWPGETVKTPRGWVFPNNGKALRIGVPYRTTYKQFVSKDRGPDGASGYCIDVFKAAVALLAYPVPVTYVLVGDGVKNPSYGELVQRVAEGELDAAVGDISIVTNRTRVVDFTQPYVESGLVIVTAVREKASSAWAFLKPFTAEMWAVTGGFFLFVGAVVWVLEHRTNTEFRGSPRKQLVTVFWFSFSTMFFAHRENTVSTLGRLVLIIWLFVVLIINSSYTASLTSILTVQQLSTGIQGLDGLIASSDPIGFQVGSFARSYLMQELGVPASRLRELAISDYASSLQLGPRNGGVAAIVDELPYVQLFLSTNCQFRTVGQEFTKSGWGFAFQRDSPLAVDLSTAILTLSENGDLQRIHDKWLSPGQCASQGSDVGADRLNLTSFWGLFLICGVACFVALLIFFFRTLRQYFRYHDHPPLPLPVDGGSGRMSSRRPARLASIRELMTFVDMKEAEVKRRKKMGQDTGRSSRLDTAAPSFSSSV, from the exons ATGGAGAAgaaggtggtggcggtggtgggccCACAGTCGTCGGGGATCGCCCACGTGGTGTCGCACGTCGTCGACGAGCTGCACATCCCGCTGCTCTCCTTCGCCGCTACCGACcccaccctcgccgcctcccagTACCCCTTCTTCCTCCGCGCCACCCACAGCGACCTCTTCCAGAtggccgccctcgccgacctCGTTGCCCACTTCGCCTGGCGCGAGCTCACCCTCATCTACGTCGACAACGACTacggccgcgccgccctcgACGCCCTCGGCGACCAGCTCGACGCCAAGCGCTCCAGGGTCTCCTACCGGGCCCCCTTCCCTCCCGGCGCCGACCGCACCACCATCTCCGACCTGCTCCTGCGTGTCAGCATGATGGAGTCCCGGGTCATCGTCGTCCACGCCAGCCCGGACTCCGGCCTCGAcatcttcgccgccgctcacTCGCTCGGCATGATGTCCAGCGGCTACGTCTGGCTCGCCACCGACTGGCTCACCGCGGTGCTCGACTCGTCCCCGCCGGGGAAGACCACGTCCATTCTGCAGGGCGTCGTCACGCTCCGCCACTACACCCCGGACTCCGACGCCAAGAAGTCGCTCATGTCCAGGTTCGCCGTGCGTCAGAACCAGAGCACCAGCATGAACGCCTACGGCCTCTTCGCGTACGACGCCGTCTGGATTGCGGCGCGCGCCATCGACCAGCTCCTCGCCGACGGCTCCGACGTCACCTTCTCCGACGACGCGAGGCTGCGTGGTGACAACCAAACCGGGAGCACGCTGCGGCTGGGCGCCCTCAAGGTGTTCGACCAGGGCGAGCAGCTGCTGGGCAAGATGACGCTCCTCAACTTCACCGGCGTGACCGGCCGCGTGCAGTTCGGCGACGACAGGAGCCTGAGAGACCCCGCCTACGAGGTCCTCAACGTGGGCGGCAGCGGAGTCCGGCGGGTCGGGTACTGGTCGAACCGCACGCGGCTGTCGGTGACGGCGCCCGGGCAGAGCAAGAAGAAGGAGCAGGAGCTGTACAGCGTTATCTGGCCGGGCGAGACGGTGAAGACGCCGCGCGGGTGGGTGTTCCCGAACAACGGGAAGGCGCTGCGGATCGGCGTGCCGTACCGGACGACGTACAAGCAGTTCGTGTCCAAGGACAGGGGGCCCGACGGCGCGAGCGGGTACTGCATCGACGTGTtcaaggcggcggtggcgctgctGGCGTACCCGGTGCCGGTGACGTACGTGTTGGTGGGAGACGGGGTGAAGAACCCGAGCTACGGCGAGCTGGTGCAGAGGGTGGCGGAGGGGGAGCTGGACGCGGCGGTGGGGGACATCTCGATCGTGACGAACAGGACGCGGGTGGTGGACTTCACGCAGCCGTACGTGGAGTCCGGGCTGGTGATCGTGACGGCGGTGAGGGAGAAGGCGTCGAGCGCGTGGGCGTTCCTGAAGCCGTTCACGGCGGAGATGTGGGCGGTGACGGGAGGGTTCTTCCTGTTCGTGGGGGCGGTGGTGTGGGTGCTGGAGCACCGGACGAACACCGAGTTCAGGGGGTCGCCGCGGAAGCAGCTGGTGACGGTGTTCTGGTTCAGCTTCTCGACCATGTTCTTCGCGCACCGGGAGAACACGGTCAGCACGCTGGGTCGCCTCGTGCTCATCATCTGGCTCTTCGTGGTGCTCATCATCAACTCCAGCTACACCGCCAGCCTCACGTCCATCCTCACCGTGCAGCAGCTGTCCACCGGCATCCAGGGCCTGGACGGCCTCATCGCCAGCTCCGACCCCATCGGCTTCCAGGTCGGCTCCTTCGCCCGGAGCTACCTCATGCAGGAGCTGGGCGTGCCCGCCTCCCGCCTCCGCGAGCTCGCCATCAGCGACTACGCCTCCAGCCTCCAGCTCGGCCCGCGcaacggcggcgtcgcggccaTCGTGGACGAGCTGCCCTACGTCCAGCTCTTCCTCTCCACCAACTGCCAGTTCAGGACGGTGGGGCAGGAGTTCACCAAGAGCGGATGGGGATTC GCGTTCCAGCGCGACTCCCCGCTGGCCGTAGACCTGTCGACGGCCATCCTGACGCTGTCGGAGAACGGCGACCTGCAGAGGATCCACGACAAGTGGCTGAGCCCGGGGCAGTGCGCGTCGCAGGGCAGCGACGTTGGCGCCGACCGCCTCAACCTCACCAGCTTCTGGGGCCTCTTCCTCATCTGCGGCGTCGCCTGCTTCGTCGCGCtgctcatcttcttcttcaggaCGCTCCGCCAGTACTTCCGTTACCACGAccacccgccgctcccgctcccggtggacggcggcagcgggcggaTGAGCTCCCGGCGGCCCGCGCGGCTGGCCAGCATCCGGGAGCTGATGACGTTCGTGGACATgaaggaggcggaggtgaagcg
- the LOC102713751 gene encoding glutamate receptor 3.5-like isoform X1: MHACKSVDLVVACLLEDQGVLSVGATCCSLDRGSVGVDRSSSSGTCWLMESLRWVLWVILMAVGGVLGVEARARRPGNVTIGALITFDSVIGRSAKTAIELAVADVNRDGSVLNGTYFSVVEQDTKCSGFIGIIQGLQLMEKKVVAVVGPQSSGIAHVVSHVVDELHIPLLSFAATDPTLAASQYPFFLRATHSDLFQMAALADLVAHFAWRELTLIYVDNDYGRAALDALGDQLDAKRSRVSYRAPFPPGADRTTISDLLLRVSMMESRVIVVHASPDSGLDIFAAAHSLGMMSSGYVWLATDWLTAVLDSSPPGKTTSILQGVVTLRHYTPDSDAKKSLMSRFAVRQNQSTSMNAYGLFAYDAVWIAARAIDQLLADGSDVTFSDDARLRGDNQTGSTLRLGALKVFDQGEQLLGKMTLLNFTGVTGRVQFGDDRSLRDPAYEVLNVGGSGVRRVGYWSNRTRLSVTAPGQSKKKEQELYSVIWPGETVKTPRGWVFPNNGKALRIGVPYRTTYKQFVSKDRGPDGASGYCIDVFKAAVALLAYPVPVTYVLVGDGVKNPSYGELVQRVAEGELDAAVGDISIVTNRTRVVDFTQPYVESGLVIVTAVREKASSAWAFLKPFTAEMWAVTGGFFLFVGAVVWVLEHRTNTEFRGSPRKQLVTVFWFSFSTMFFAHRENTVSTLGRLVLIIWLFVVLIINSSYTASLTSILTVQQLSTGIQGLDGLIASSDPIGFQVGSFARSYLMQELGVPASRLRELAISDYASSLQLGPRNGGVAAIVDELPYVQLFLSTNCQFRTVGQEFTKSGWGFAFQRDSPLAVDLSTAILTLSENGDLQRIHDKWLSPGQCASQGSDVGADRLNLTSFWGLFLICGVACFVALLIFFFRTLRQYFRYHDHPPLPLPVDGGSGRMSSRRPARLASIRELMTFVDMKEAEVKRRKKMGQDTGRSSRLDTAAPSFSSSV, encoded by the exons ATGCACGCATGTAAGTCGGTCGATCTTGttgttgcttgcttgcttgagGACCAAGGAGTCCTGTCTGTCGGTGCCACCTGCTGCAGCTTAGACAG GGGATCGGTAGGAGtagatcgatcgagcagcAGTGGTACGTGTTGGTTGATGGAGAGCCTCCGGTGGGTGTTGTGGGTGATCCTGATGGCAGTAGGTGGAGTATTGGGGGTGGAGGCAAGGGCAAGAAGGCCAGGCAACGTGACCATCGGAGCTCTCATCACCTTCGATTCCGTCATCGGGAGGTCAGCCAAGACCGCCATCGAGctggccgtcgccgacgtcaaCCGCGACGGCAGCGTGCTCAACGGGACGTACTTCAGCGTCGTGGAGCAGGACACCAAGTGCAGCGGATTCATCGGCATCATCCAAG GGCTGCAGCTGATGGAGAAgaaggtggtggcggtggtgggccCACAGTCGTCGGGGATCGCCCACGTGGTGTCGCACGTCGTCGACGAGCTGCACATCCCGCTGCTCTCCTTCGCCGCTACCGACcccaccctcgccgcctcccagTACCCCTTCTTCCTCCGCGCCACCCACAGCGACCTCTTCCAGAtggccgccctcgccgacctCGTTGCCCACTTCGCCTGGCGCGAGCTCACCCTCATCTACGTCGACAACGACTacggccgcgccgccctcgACGCCCTCGGCGACCAGCTCGACGCCAAGCGCTCCAGGGTCTCCTACCGGGCCCCCTTCCCTCCCGGCGCCGACCGCACCACCATCTCCGACCTGCTCCTGCGTGTCAGCATGATGGAGTCCCGGGTCATCGTCGTCCACGCCAGCCCGGACTCCGGCCTCGAcatcttcgccgccgctcacTCGCTCGGCATGATGTCCAGCGGCTACGTCTGGCTCGCCACCGACTGGCTCACCGCGGTGCTCGACTCGTCCCCGCCGGGGAAGACCACGTCCATTCTGCAGGGCGTCGTCACGCTCCGCCACTACACCCCGGACTCCGACGCCAAGAAGTCGCTCATGTCCAGGTTCGCCGTGCGTCAGAACCAGAGCACCAGCATGAACGCCTACGGCCTCTTCGCGTACGACGCCGTCTGGATTGCGGCGCGCGCCATCGACCAGCTCCTCGCCGACGGCTCCGACGTCACCTTCTCCGACGACGCGAGGCTGCGTGGTGACAACCAAACCGGGAGCACGCTGCGGCTGGGCGCCCTCAAGGTGTTCGACCAGGGCGAGCAGCTGCTGGGCAAGATGACGCTCCTCAACTTCACCGGCGTGACCGGCCGCGTGCAGTTCGGCGACGACAGGAGCCTGAGAGACCCCGCCTACGAGGTCCTCAACGTGGGCGGCAGCGGAGTCCGGCGGGTCGGGTACTGGTCGAACCGCACGCGGCTGTCGGTGACGGCGCCCGGGCAGAGCAAGAAGAAGGAGCAGGAGCTGTACAGCGTTATCTGGCCGGGCGAGACGGTGAAGACGCCGCGCGGGTGGGTGTTCCCGAACAACGGGAAGGCGCTGCGGATCGGCGTGCCGTACCGGACGACGTACAAGCAGTTCGTGTCCAAGGACAGGGGGCCCGACGGCGCGAGCGGGTACTGCATCGACGTGTtcaaggcggcggtggcgctgctGGCGTACCCGGTGCCGGTGACGTACGTGTTGGTGGGAGACGGGGTGAAGAACCCGAGCTACGGCGAGCTGGTGCAGAGGGTGGCGGAGGGGGAGCTGGACGCGGCGGTGGGGGACATCTCGATCGTGACGAACAGGACGCGGGTGGTGGACTTCACGCAGCCGTACGTGGAGTCCGGGCTGGTGATCGTGACGGCGGTGAGGGAGAAGGCGTCGAGCGCGTGGGCGTTCCTGAAGCCGTTCACGGCGGAGATGTGGGCGGTGACGGGAGGGTTCTTCCTGTTCGTGGGGGCGGTGGTGTGGGTGCTGGAGCACCGGACGAACACCGAGTTCAGGGGGTCGCCGCGGAAGCAGCTGGTGACGGTGTTCTGGTTCAGCTTCTCGACCATGTTCTTCGCGCACCGGGAGAACACGGTCAGCACGCTGGGTCGCCTCGTGCTCATCATCTGGCTCTTCGTGGTGCTCATCATCAACTCCAGCTACACCGCCAGCCTCACGTCCATCCTCACCGTGCAGCAGCTGTCCACCGGCATCCAGGGCCTGGACGGCCTCATCGCCAGCTCCGACCCCATCGGCTTCCAGGTCGGCTCCTTCGCCCGGAGCTACCTCATGCAGGAGCTGGGCGTGCCCGCCTCCCGCCTCCGCGAGCTCGCCATCAGCGACTACGCCTCCAGCCTCCAGCTCGGCCCGCGcaacggcggcgtcgcggccaTCGTGGACGAGCTGCCCTACGTCCAGCTCTTCCTCTCCACCAACTGCCAGTTCAGGACGGTGGGGCAGGAGTTCACCAAGAGCGGATGGGGATTC GCGTTCCAGCGCGACTCCCCGCTGGCCGTAGACCTGTCGACGGCCATCCTGACGCTGTCGGAGAACGGCGACCTGCAGAGGATCCACGACAAGTGGCTGAGCCCGGGGCAGTGCGCGTCGCAGGGCAGCGACGTTGGCGCCGACCGCCTCAACCTCACCAGCTTCTGGGGCCTCTTCCTCATCTGCGGCGTCGCCTGCTTCGTCGCGCtgctcatcttcttcttcaggaCGCTCCGCCAGTACTTCCGTTACCACGAccacccgccgctcccgctcccggtggacggcggcagcgggcggaTGAGCTCCCGGCGGCCCGCGCGGCTGGCCAGCATCCGGGAGCTGATGACGTTCGTGGACATgaaggaggcggaggtgaagcg
- the LOC102707788 gene encoding la-related protein 6C-like isoform X2 has product MKSRWPCPEASSMAQDSSDDAKAVADQQEPSTPSSAFKFNVHAPEFVPMSPTAASPMSAPAGSSGFYSPFLHMQPDWSFFHEHAEPVFFMPDFAHASKFATATAGAQPTKPTSAADMPHKIVKQVEYQFSDINLVANEFLLKIMNKDSEVPLSVIASWKKIKSLGATNQMLVKALRTSTKLIVSDDGKKVRRRQPFSEKHKEELQSRMIIAENLPEDSSRNSLEKIFGVVGSVKNIKMCHPQEPTTPRSSKSDTLVSNKMHALVEYESSQQAEKAVEKLNDERNWRKGLRVRTVLRRSPKSVMRLKRTDFDHLVLASDEDVHSPHSHVSSSDSSSPMAMAMADYSPSPDPPLLLHADPQEQQTSNKNSKGGGGGWARGGPRGMNKQLQVLPQSAPAGSVAHFDPASPRHNKLPASPRHKQCPCPSSPRHPHGPRMPDGTRGFTMGRGKPLPPPPLLL; this is encoded by the exons ATGAAATCGCGATGGCCTTGTCCAGAGGCATCATCCATGGCGCAGGACAGCAGCGACGACGCCAAGGCGGTGGCGGATCAGCAGGAGCCGTCCACGCCATCGTCGGCCTTCAAGTTCAACGTGCACGCGCCGGAGTTCGTGCcgatgtcgccgacggcggcgagcccgatgtcggcgccggccggcagcAGCGGCTTCTACTCCCCCTTCCTCCACATGCAGCCCGACTGGAGCTTCTTCCACGAGCATGCAGAGCCCGTCTTCTTCATGCCCGACTTCGCCCACGCCAGCAAgttcgccaccgccaccgccggcgcccagCCCACCAAgcccacctccgccgccgacatgCCTCACAAGATCGTCAAGCAGGTCGAGTACCAGTTCAGCGACATTAATCTCGTCGCCAACGAGTTCTTGCTCAAGATCATGAACAAAGATTCTGAAG TCCCCTTATCCGTGATTGCGTCTTGGAAGAAGATCAAGTCTCTTGGAGCAACCAACCAAATGCTGGTCAAGGCTCTTCGCACCTCCACCAAGCtg ATTGTGAGTGACGACGGCAAGAAAGTCCGGCGTAGGCAGCCATTCAGTGAGAAGCACAAGGAGGAGCTtcag tcgAGGATGATCATAGCTGAGAATTTGCCAGAGGACTCATCAAGAAACAGCCTGGAGAAGATCTTCGGTGTCGTCGGAAG TGTGAAGAACATAAAGATGTGCCACCCACAAGAGCCTACCACGCCAAGAAGTTCCAAGTCAGACACGCTAGTCAGTAACAAG ATGCATGCACTGGTGGAGTACGAGAGTTCGCAGCAAGCTGAGAAAGCA GTGGAGAAGCTGAACGACGAACGGAACTGGAGGAAAGGGCTCCGGGTGCGCACCGTCCTCCGGCGAtcg cCCAAGTCGGTGATGAGGCTGAAGCGGACGGATTTCGACCACTTGGTGCTGGCCTCCGATGAGGACGTCCACTCACCGCATTCGCACGTCTCCAGCTCCGACTCTTCCTCGCctatggccatggccatggcggactactcgccgtcgccggacccacctcttcttcttcac GCGGATCCTCAGGAGCAGCAGACGAGCAATAAGAATAgtaaaggaggaggaggaggttggGCGCGGGGGGGCCCCCGCGGGATGAATAAGCAGCTGCAGGTACTCCCGCAGTCGGCCCCCGCCGGCAGCGTGGCCCACTTCGACCCGGCGAGCCCCCGTCACAATAAGCTGCCGGCGAGCCCCCGCCACAAGCAGTGCCCCTGCCCCTCCAGCCCTCGCCACCCGCACGGCCCCAGGATGCCCGATGGCACCCGCGGCTTCACCATGGGCCGCGGCAAGCCACTGCCCCCaccgcccctcctcctctag
- the LOC102707788 gene encoding la-related protein 6C-like isoform X1, with product MKSRWPCPEASSMAQDSSDDAKAVADQQEPSTPSSAFKFNVHAPEFVPMSPTAASPMSAPAGSSGFYSPFLHMQPDWSFFHEHAEPVFFMPDFAHASKFATATAGAQPTKPTSAADMPHKIVKQVEYQFSDINLVANEFLLKIMNKDSEGYVPLSVIASWKKIKSLGATNQMLVKALRTSTKLIVSDDGKKVRRRQPFSEKHKEELQSRMIIAENLPEDSSRNSLEKIFGVVGSVKNIKMCHPQEPTTPRSSKSDTLVSNKMHALVEYESSQQAEKAVEKLNDERNWRKGLRVRTVLRRSPKSVMRLKRTDFDHLVLASDEDVHSPHSHVSSSDSSSPMAMAMADYSPSPDPPLLLHADPQEQQTSNKNSKGGGGGWARGGPRGMNKQLQVLPQSAPAGSVAHFDPASPRHNKLPASPRHKQCPCPSSPRHPHGPRMPDGTRGFTMGRGKPLPPPPLLL from the exons ATGAAATCGCGATGGCCTTGTCCAGAGGCATCATCCATGGCGCAGGACAGCAGCGACGACGCCAAGGCGGTGGCGGATCAGCAGGAGCCGTCCACGCCATCGTCGGCCTTCAAGTTCAACGTGCACGCGCCGGAGTTCGTGCcgatgtcgccgacggcggcgagcccgatgtcggcgccggccggcagcAGCGGCTTCTACTCCCCCTTCCTCCACATGCAGCCCGACTGGAGCTTCTTCCACGAGCATGCAGAGCCCGTCTTCTTCATGCCCGACTTCGCCCACGCCAGCAAgttcgccaccgccaccgccggcgcccagCCCACCAAgcccacctccgccgccgacatgCCTCACAAGATCGTCAAGCAGGTCGAGTACCAGTTCAGCGACATTAATCTCGTCGCCAACGAGTTCTTGCTCAAGATCATGAACAAAGATTCTGAAGGTTACG TCCCCTTATCCGTGATTGCGTCTTGGAAGAAGATCAAGTCTCTTGGAGCAACCAACCAAATGCTGGTCAAGGCTCTTCGCACCTCCACCAAGCtg ATTGTGAGTGACGACGGCAAGAAAGTCCGGCGTAGGCAGCCATTCAGTGAGAAGCACAAGGAGGAGCTtcag tcgAGGATGATCATAGCTGAGAATTTGCCAGAGGACTCATCAAGAAACAGCCTGGAGAAGATCTTCGGTGTCGTCGGAAG TGTGAAGAACATAAAGATGTGCCACCCACAAGAGCCTACCACGCCAAGAAGTTCCAAGTCAGACACGCTAGTCAGTAACAAG ATGCATGCACTGGTGGAGTACGAGAGTTCGCAGCAAGCTGAGAAAGCA GTGGAGAAGCTGAACGACGAACGGAACTGGAGGAAAGGGCTCCGGGTGCGCACCGTCCTCCGGCGAtcg cCCAAGTCGGTGATGAGGCTGAAGCGGACGGATTTCGACCACTTGGTGCTGGCCTCCGATGAGGACGTCCACTCACCGCATTCGCACGTCTCCAGCTCCGACTCTTCCTCGCctatggccatggccatggcggactactcgccgtcgccggacccacctcttcttcttcac GCGGATCCTCAGGAGCAGCAGACGAGCAATAAGAATAgtaaaggaggaggaggaggttggGCGCGGGGGGGCCCCCGCGGGATGAATAAGCAGCTGCAGGTACTCCCGCAGTCGGCCCCCGCCGGCAGCGTGGCCCACTTCGACCCGGCGAGCCCCCGTCACAATAAGCTGCCGGCGAGCCCCCGCCACAAGCAGTGCCCCTGCCCCTCCAGCCCTCGCCACCCGCACGGCCCCAGGATGCCCGATGGCACCCGCGGCTTCACCATGGGCCGCGGCAAGCCACTGCCCCCaccgcccctcctcctctag
- the LOC102707788 gene encoding la-related protein 6C-like isoform X3, with protein sequence MKSRWPCPEASSMAQDSSDDAKAVADQQEPSTPSSAFKFNVHAPEFVPMSPTAASPMSAPAGSSGFYSPFLHMQPDWSFFHEHAEPVFFMPDFAHASKFATATAGAQPTKPTSAADMPHKIVKQVEYQFSDINLVANEFLLKIMNKDSEGYVPLSVIASWKKIKSLGATNQMLVKALRTSTKLIVSDDGKKVRRRQPFSEKHKEELQSRMIIAENLPEDSSRNSLEKIFGVVGSVKNIKMCHPQEPTTPRSSKSDTLVSNKMHALVEYESSQQAEKAVEKLNDERNWRKGLRVRTVLRRSPKSVMRLKRTDFDHLVLASDEDVHSPHSHVSSSDSSSPMAMAMADYSPSPDPPLLLHEQQTSNKNSKGGGGGWARGGPRGMNKQLQVLPQSAPAGSVAHFDPASPRHNKLPASPRHKQCPCPSSPRHPHGPRMPDGTRGFTMGRGKPLPPPPLLL encoded by the exons ATGAAATCGCGATGGCCTTGTCCAGAGGCATCATCCATGGCGCAGGACAGCAGCGACGACGCCAAGGCGGTGGCGGATCAGCAGGAGCCGTCCACGCCATCGTCGGCCTTCAAGTTCAACGTGCACGCGCCGGAGTTCGTGCcgatgtcgccgacggcggcgagcccgatgtcggcgccggccggcagcAGCGGCTTCTACTCCCCCTTCCTCCACATGCAGCCCGACTGGAGCTTCTTCCACGAGCATGCAGAGCCCGTCTTCTTCATGCCCGACTTCGCCCACGCCAGCAAgttcgccaccgccaccgccggcgcccagCCCACCAAgcccacctccgccgccgacatgCCTCACAAGATCGTCAAGCAGGTCGAGTACCAGTTCAGCGACATTAATCTCGTCGCCAACGAGTTCTTGCTCAAGATCATGAACAAAGATTCTGAAGGTTACG TCCCCTTATCCGTGATTGCGTCTTGGAAGAAGATCAAGTCTCTTGGAGCAACCAACCAAATGCTGGTCAAGGCTCTTCGCACCTCCACCAAGCtg ATTGTGAGTGACGACGGCAAGAAAGTCCGGCGTAGGCAGCCATTCAGTGAGAAGCACAAGGAGGAGCTtcag tcgAGGATGATCATAGCTGAGAATTTGCCAGAGGACTCATCAAGAAACAGCCTGGAGAAGATCTTCGGTGTCGTCGGAAG TGTGAAGAACATAAAGATGTGCCACCCACAAGAGCCTACCACGCCAAGAAGTTCCAAGTCAGACACGCTAGTCAGTAACAAG ATGCATGCACTGGTGGAGTACGAGAGTTCGCAGCAAGCTGAGAAAGCA GTGGAGAAGCTGAACGACGAACGGAACTGGAGGAAAGGGCTCCGGGTGCGCACCGTCCTCCGGCGAtcg cCCAAGTCGGTGATGAGGCTGAAGCGGACGGATTTCGACCACTTGGTGCTGGCCTCCGATGAGGACGTCCACTCACCGCATTCGCACGTCTCCAGCTCCGACTCTTCCTCGCctatggccatggccatggcggactactcgccgtcgccggacccacctcttcttcttcac GAGCAGCAGACGAGCAATAAGAATAgtaaaggaggaggaggaggttggGCGCGGGGGGGCCCCCGCGGGATGAATAAGCAGCTGCAGGTACTCCCGCAGTCGGCCCCCGCCGGCAGCGTGGCCCACTTCGACCCGGCGAGCCCCCGTCACAATAAGCTGCCGGCGAGCCCCCGCCACAAGCAGTGCCCCTGCCCCTCCAGCCCTCGCCACCCGCACGGCCCCAGGATGCCCGATGGCACCCGCGGCTTCACCATGGGCCGCGGCAAGCCACTGCCCCCaccgcccctcctcctctag